A genomic segment from Parcubacteria group bacterium CG10_big_fil_rev_8_21_14_0_10_36_14 encodes:
- a CDS encoding DNA-binding protein: MIAQNIKKYRKKKGVSQDKLSKLAGVTYNTIIKIESGATLNPRVDTLRLIAKALGVTVDSLLNGK, from the coding sequence ATGATAGCCCAAAATATAAAAAAATATCGCAAGAAAAAGGGCGTTTCGCAGGATAAACTTTCTAAACTTGCCGGAGTAACTTATAATACAATTATCAAAATTGAATCCGGCGCAACATTAAATCCAAGGGTTGATACATTAAGGCTTATTGCAAAAGCCCTTGGTGTTACCGTAGATAGTTTATTAAACGGAAAATAA